The proteins below are encoded in one region of Chroicocephalus ridibundus chromosome 9, bChrRid1.1, whole genome shotgun sequence:
- the P2RY4 gene encoding P2Y purinoceptor 4, whose protein sequence is MATSVRTFPVALWTPTPAPWPGENTTAVSEAKCVFNEEFKFILLPVSYSIVFVVGLPLNSWALWMFISRMRPWNATTTYMFNLAVSDTLYVLSLPTLVYYYADRNNWPFGKGLCKIVRFLFYANLYSSILFLTCISVHRYMGICHPIRSLKWVKTKHARIICVGAWLVVTICLIPNLIFVTTSSRGNSTLCHDTTRPEEFDHYVHYSSSVMALLFGVPFLVIVLCYCLMAKRLGKSNFSSPSPRMPSYKKRSIRMIIIVLAVFAICFVPFHITRTLYYTSRYFQADCRTLNIINFTYKITRPLASINSCLDPILYFMVGDKYRGRLRRGPGQRLRPVPTCNLALVSPSMDNLTGGSHADNDTQGTGTARSRGRCQGDNGGLQ, encoded by the coding sequence ATGGCCACTTCAGTGAGGACATTCCCAGTTGCCCTGTGGACACCGACGCCGGCTCCCTGGCCGGGAGAAAACACCACCGCGGTGTCGGAGGCAAAGTGCGTCTTCAACGAGGAGTTCAAGTTCATCCTGCTGCCCGTCTCCTACAGCATCGTCTTCGTGGTGGGTCTGCCCCTCAACTCCTGGGCCCTGTGGATGTTCATCTCCAGGATGAGGCCCTGGAACGCCACCACCACCTACATGTTCAACTTGGCCGTCTCCGACACACTCTACGTCCTCTCCCTCCCTACGCTGGTCTACTATTACGCCGACCGCAACAACTGGCCCTTTGGGAAAGGGCTCTGCAAGATCGTCCGCTTCCTCTTCTACGCTAATCTCTACAGCAGCATCCTCTTCCTGACGTGTATCAGCGTCCACCGTTACATGGGCATCTGCCACCCCATCCGCTCCCTGAAGTGGGTGAAGACCAAGCACGCCCGCATCATTTGTGTGGGCGCCTGGCTTGTCGTCACCATCTGCCTCATCCCCAACCTCATCTTTGTCACCACCAGCTCCAGGGGCAACAGCACCCTGTGCCATGACACCACCAGGCCCGAGGAGTTCGACCATTACGTGCACTACAGTTCCTCCGTCATGGCCCTCCTCTTCGGGGTCCCCTTCCTGGTGATCGTCCTGTGCTACTGCCTGATGGCCAAGAGACTCGGCAAGTCCAacttctccagccccagcccccgaATGCCCTCCTACAAGAAGCGCTCCATCAGGATGATCATCATTGTGCTCGCTGTCTTTGCCATCTGCTTTGTGCCCTTCCACATCACCCGGACCCTCTACTACACCTCCCGCTACTTCCAAGCCGACTGCCGGACCCTCAACATCATCAACTTCACCTACAAGATCACGCGGCCCCTGGCCAGCATCAATAGCTGCCTTGACCCCATCTTGTACTTCATGGTTGGGGACAAGTACCGGGGGCGGCTGCGCCGGGGTCCAGGCCAGCGGCTCCGGCCTGTGCCCACATGCAACCTGGCCCTGGTGTCCCCCTCCATGGACAACCTCACAGGTGGTAGCCACGCTGACAATGACAcccaagggacagggacagcacGGAGCAGAGGCAGGTGCCAAGGGGACAATGGGGGGTTACAGTAG
- the LOC134520905 gene encoding diacylglycerol O-acyltransferase 2-like — protein sequence MKTIIAACSQNLSGSRASIQTALRTLLAARWPSQRDVRSWLQLLSVLQWVLSFLLLGTVSLLILIYLVFTSFWPISALYLAWIIFDWDTPEKGGRRLPCLRRWPVWRHFRDYFPVKLVKTHDLSPSHNYIIGSHPHGILCVGAFCNFITGSTGFGEMFPGIRPFLTTLAGNFRLPVFREYLMSGGLCPVTRRAIGYLLSKNGTGNAVAIVIGGAAESLSCRPGVTTLVLKKRKGFVRMALQHGAYLVPSFSFGENDLFRQVVFEEGSWMRSIQQRFQKMMGFAPCVFYGRGLTSVHSWGFLPYARPITTVVGEPVMVPKIEDPSSEIVDMYHEMYIRSLLKLFNENKTKYGLSETDELHIL from the exons ATGAAAACAATTATTGCAGCCTGTTCCCAAAATCTTAGCG GTAGCCGCGCCAGCATCCAGACCGCCCTGCGCACCCTGCTCGCAGCACGCTGGCCCTCGCAGCGGGACGTCCGCTCCTGGCTCCAGCTCCTCTCTGTCCTGCAGTGGGTgctcagctttctgctgctgg GAACCGTCAGCCTGCTGATCCTCATCTACCTGGTGTTCACCAGCTTCTGGCCCATCTCGGCGCTCTACCTGGCTTGGATCATCTTCGACTGGGACACGCCGGAGAAAG gtggcaggaggctgccgTGCCTGCGGCGATGGCCTGTGTGGAGGCACTTTCGGGATTATTTCCCCGTGAAG CTGGTGAAGACACACGACCTGTCCCCCAGCCACAACTACATCATCGGCTCCCACCCCCACGGCATCCTCTGCGTCGGCGCCTTCTGCAACTTCATCACGGGCTCGACGGGCTTCGGGGAGATGTTCCCGGGCATCCGGCCCTTCCTCACCACCCTGGCCGGCAACTTCCGCCTGCCCGTCTTCAGGGAGTACCTGATGAGCGGGG GCCTGTGCCCGGTGACACGTCGTGCCATCGGGTACCTGCTGTCCAAGAATGGCACCGGCAACGCGGTGGCCATCGTCATCGGCGGCGCGGCCGAGTCGCTCTCCTGCCGTCCCGGCGTCACCACGCTCGTCCTGAAGAAACGCAAGGGCTTCGTCCGCATGGCCCTGCAGCACGG GGCCTACCTCGTCCCCTCCTTCTCCTTTGGGGAGAATGACCTTTTCCGCCAGGTGGTCTTTGAGGAGGGCAGCTGGATGAGGAGCATCCAGCAGCGCTTCCAGAAGATGATGGGCTTCGCTCCCTGCGTCTTCTATGGCCGGGGTCTCACCTCCGTCCACTCCTGGGGCTTCCTCCCCTACGCCAGACCCATCACCACTGTGG TGGGGGAGCCAGTGATGGTGCCCAAGATCGAGGACCCAAGCTCTGAGATAGTGGACATGTACCATGAGATGTACATCCGCTCCCTGCTCAAGCTCTTCAACGAGAACAAGACCAAGTATGGGCTGTCAGAGACGGACGAGCTGCACATCCTCTGA